ATAGATGCGCCCCCAGTTCTCGGTTTGGTGGATGCCATGCTTACTGCATCATCTTGTCGTAGTGTGATTATGGTGGCAAGCATTGGTATTGTGACACGAAGTCAGCTTAATCAAGCGACAGCTATGCTGAGTAAGTTAAATCTGATTGGGGTTGTAGCTAATGGGGTATCAAATAGTAGTAATTACGTACCTAATGTCAAGCAACAGCAATTGGCTCTACGCCAAGCTGTAGAAAAGTAGCTAGTATGGCTAGATGATAAATCCCCGACTTCTTAAAGAAGTCGGGGATTTTGCGTTTTGCATTTTTTCGATTCATGAATTGCCTCTGCGTTTTGATGAACCAAATTGAATTTTGTTGCTATCGGGAAGAATTCAGTATATTTATGCTATCTTTATGAGTTTTCAGAGAAATCACTGACTCTTTAAAGAATAAATAAAGAAGTTATTTGAGCGATCGCTATTTCTATAGAGTCTTATATTCTAGAGATTAAAGCACCTTCATAAAGGCTAGAAGACAAGAGCAGACTGGTTTTTCAAATCTATCGAGGCAATGAACACCTCAGCGTAATTCAACGTAGATATAGATTCATGGGTAATTTCCCTCTACACTTCTCTACTGTCAGTAGTTTCCGGAAAATCAAGATTTGCCCATGAATGTTAATAGTAGCGGTGATTGCTACCTATGTAATTAGTATCTGTCTAATTTGTAAATCTCTACATCAGCAGAATTCTACGCAATACGTACTTGGCTGAGTGGCAAATACTATTGCATATTTTTGCCCTCAATTCTCTCCAACTTTTTGGACTTACAACAAGATTCGGATTTGGGTCTTTGGCATTAATAGCCTTTGATAACGCCTCAGTAATTCACTCCTGTATAAACCCAAAGACATTATGACAACTTCAATAATTCCAACTTTAGAGAATTTATATGATGTAACCCAGTCACAGCAAGATAATCATGGGTACTGTACACTCCTGTGGCGACGGGGTAAGCTGTTGGTGAAGCCGCTTGGAGGAGTGAAACAACCATATCTGGCTTCATTAGATAATAAGCGATCGCTAGTAGAATGCTTACAACATTCTCCAGTAAGTTTGGTCAGCATAGATCCAAAATTGGGTGAGACTTTGCTCAAATTTTGGGCAGATGCATGTGAAGCAGCTCAAAAACCAATATTCTTAAGCATACCCGCTAGCAAAAAACTTCCTAACCAACCCTTTAGACAGTTGCAGCGAGTAATTGATTGGATTGCTGCTTCCGTATTACTGCTATTAGTAAGTCCAGTTATGTTGGGATTGATTGTATTAATGCAGGTTTACTCGCCAGGACCACTTTTTTGTCATGAATGGCGTGTTGGGGAACGGGGTAAACTCTTTCAAGCGATCAGCTTTTGCACCCACAATGACACACCGCTAGGGCGTTGGATGGGTAAATACAATCTCGACAATCTGCCACAGTTATTTAACGTGCTACGGGGTGATATGAGTTTAACCGGATCTCGTTGTTGGACTTTGGAAGATGCAGTACAGCTAAATAAATTACCAGAAATTACAGCTTCCTGGGAAGTAGAGGCACAGTCTCATCTATTACATCTGGATAGCCAAACTCTGTAATTTATCGGTGCGGTAATTGATGATTTCATTTATCGCACTGAGGCTCAAACAAAAATTATTTATGTAGCATCCAATTCTAGATAATTAGTTTTCCAAACGCGATAAATCGCATCTCTACATCAGGGTTTTAGGCTTATCTGGACTTCATTAATCTATAGAGGTCTATCTACCTTGCCAAACTATTATGATAAAATCCATGAATTTCCAGTTTCTTCAACCACTCAATAATCTGCTCAAAGCTAGCAGCTTTTGGCAGGACAACTATTTGATATTGCGAGAATTTAAACACTTTCGTAAAATTGCAATTTTAGCTCTGGTTTTCTCTATTTTGGCGGCTACCTTTGAAGGTGTAAGTATTGGTTTTTTACTTTCCTTCTTGCAAAGCTTAACTAGCCCCAATGCTCAACCCGTCCAAACAGGAATAGAATGGTTCGATCTTTGGATTTTGGGAGCCAAGACATCAGCAATTAATCGTTTATATCGCGTATCTTTGCTGATTTTATTGAGTACTTGGTTACGTGCTACCTTCAATTATTTTTCTCAAGTCTATACTGAATTATCTCAACTACATCTTGCCGATCGCTTACGCAAGCAAATTTTTGAACAGTTACAATCATTATCACTAAGTTACTTCAGTAAAACTCGTTCTGGCGAACTAATTAACACAATTACTACAGAGATTGAAAGGATCAGACAAGGTTTTAGTGGCGGAGCTTTTTTAGTAACTAGAGGACTAACAACCTTTGTCTACTTAATATCAATGTTTTTGATCTCATGGCAATTGACGATAATCTCAGCATTGCTATTTACACTTTTAGGTGTGGGGTTGTCAAATCTGAATGCTAGAGTCAGGGAATCGAGTTTTGGCATGACAACTGCTAATGCTAATTTTACATCAACAGCCATAGAATTTATTAATGGTATCCGCACTGTTCATTCTTGTGGTACTCAAGAATTTGAGCGTCAGCGTTACTATAAAGCTAGCGATAAGGTAATAAGTAGTACAACAAAAGTTGTATTTACCTGGACACTTGTGAAGCCAATTGCCGAAGCAGTAGCGACTACGGTATTGATCGGAATGATTATTTTGGCATTCACTAGTCTTGTCACTAATGGAACGCTACAAGTTGCTTCTTTGCTAACCTTTTTCTTTGTACTATTTCGCTTTATCCCATTTGTTCAAGATATTAATGGCACGAGAGCATATCTTAGTACTTTACATGGTTCAGCAGACAATATTAAAAATCTGTTGAAAAGTGATGAAAAATATTACTTTCAAAATGGCAGAGTTCAGTTTAAGGGATTAAACAGATCAATAGATTTAGTATCTGTGGATTTTGGCTATGATGATGAAAATCTAGTGCTGCATAATATTACCCTGACCATTGAAAAGGGAAAGATGACAGCATTAGTCGGATCGTCTGGTGCTGGTAAAACAACTCTTGCTGATTTGATTCCCCGATTTTATAATGCTACAGATGGATATATTTACATTGATGAAATCGATATCAAGCAGTTTGAAATTAACTCTCTCCGTCGCAAAATAGCTGTTGTCAGTCAAGATACCTTCATCTTCAATACTAATGTTTGGCAGAATATTTCTTACGGCACTCCAGAGGCGACGAATGAGGAAATTCAAGAAGCCGCTAAACTAGCGAACGCACTAGAATTTATTTTAGAAATGCCCGAAGGTTTTGATACCCAATTAGGAGATCGGGGTGTTAGATTATCTGGAGGACAAAGACAGCGAATTGCTATTGCACGCGCTCTACTACGGAACCCAGAAATTTTGATTTTGGATGAAGCAACTAGTGCCTTAGATTCGTTATCTGAGCGCTTAATTCAAGATTCATTAGAAAAGCTATCTGTGGGTAAAACAGTAATTGCGATCGCTCATCGCCTTTCTACTATTTCTAAAGCAGATAAAGTTGTAGTTTTAGAACAGGGACGAATAGTAGAGCAAGGTAAGTATCAAGAATTATTGGAGCAAAAAGGCAAGCTTTGGAAATATCATCAAATGCAGTATGAACTAAGGCAGCCAGATTAGTAACAACATCCAATTACCAAAGTAATTACAACATATTCACGGCTGTACATCTCTACAGCCGTAAACCCCCAAATATGTATCAATAATTTTGCAAAATGCTAAAACAATAATATTTTAAACACTTATTATTCCTATAAATAAGTTATTAAAGTTAGTCCTATATCCTTAAAAGTAATAGAAAATATGTCTCAGGAAACCTTTGACAAAGACCTAATTTATCAATGTTCAAGTTTCGGTGTCGGTGGGAGTGGAGGTGTTGAAACTTATTTAGCCTCTCTATTTGAACATCGACCACCTGATGTTAGCGATCGCGTGATAAAATCACTTAAAAATATCGATCAAAGCCAGTTTAAACTGCTGCACATCCACAGTCCAGATTTGCTATTGCAGCTTACAGGCGAATGTCCTGCTATCTTCAGCGTTCATAATCACTCATTCTACTGTCCTAGCGGCACAAAGTATTTAGCAGAGCAACGGACAATCTGCGATCGCAACTTCTCTTACTTAGGATGTACCTGGGGTAAATTAGTCGATAAATGTGGTAGCCGTAGACCTTTAAGAACTATTAGAGAACTTCAAACCACTCATCAGTTTTTAGATGTCTTAAAAAGGCTAAAAATTACTTTCATTGCTAATAGCGAATATGTCCGACAAGAGTTAATTCAAAATGGTGTACCTTCTGAACAAACTATAACGCTACACTGTGGAATCTCTATACCAGAAACAGCAAGTTCACCCCTAAGTTTGGAAGTGCATCAAAATAATCGAATTTTATTTGCTGGACGAATTGTTTCTGATAAAGGTCTGGAATGGTTACTCAAAACCTTAATACATACAGACCCGAAAATTCAACTTGATATTGCAGGTGAAGGTTGGGAACGACCACGGTTAGAAAAGTTAGCAAGCACACTCGGATTGAATAAGCGAATCACTTGGCATGGTTGGTGCGATTCGGATCAATTAGATAAACTTTATCAACAGTGTTTTGCAGTCATCTTTCCCAGTGTTTGGCCTGAACCTGCTGGTCTTGTAACTCTGGAAGCATACTCTCGTTGTCGACCTGTCATTGGTAGTGCAGTCGGAGGAATTCCAGAACATTTACTAGATGGAGAAACGGGTATTCTTGTTCCAAGCAATAATATCCAAAAGCTTGCTGATGCTATTAATGAATTGTCTAGAGATTATCAAAAAAGCCGATACATGGGTGAGCAAGGTCATAGTTTATTGATGAAGGAATTTACAATGGCTGCTCATGTAAATAATCTCCGAACAATTTATGCAAAAACAATAGCTGAATCTCCTTCTCAAGCCAACAAACTATATAGTATCTCTCCAGTTAAATAAGCTGAATTTGTTAAAAATATCAAGGGAGAAAAATATGTCATTAGATCAAGAATGTCAACAACCTTTAGTCAGCGTTGTTATCCCCACCTATAATCGACCACACTATCTCAAGCAAGCGATCGCAAGTGCGATAAAACAAACTTATCAAAATATTGAAATTATTATTTCTGATAATTGTAGTTCCGAAAATCCCCAAGCAATTGTTGCATCTTTTGGTGATTCACGCATTAAATTTTGGCAGCATCCGCAAAATGTGGGGATGTTAGCTAATCAGCAGTATGGTTTCAATATGGCGCAAGGTAAATATGTTGCTAGTCTCCATGACGATGATATTTGGCATGAAGACTTTTTAGCAAAGCTTGTACCACCACTAGAAGCCAATTCTAATTTAATTCTCGCTTTTTGTGACCAATATATAATAGATGCTAATGGCATAATTAATCATGCTGGTACTGAAGAAAACACACGCGCTTACAAGCGAGATAAACTAGCAAAAGGAATTTATAAACCTTTTTCCAAAATTGGGTTAGTAGATAAAAGTATACCTACTGCTGCATCTTGCTTGATTCGCAATAATTTGGTGGATTGGTATAGTATTCCCTCAGAAGTTGCTGGGATGTGGGATTTATATTTAACCTATCTATTTTGTATATCTGGTTATGGCGCTTACTATTGTCCAGAAAGATTGACGCAGTATCGTGCCCATGAACAAACTGATACTATGCTCAGTGGTAGTCGAGATGTACAAGCAAAAATTCGCAAAGCGAAAAGCGAAATGTTTTGCTATCAAGTATTTATGGAAGATCCTCGGTTACAGGAATTTAGAACTCATTTTCAACAGAAATGGTTAGAAGCTAATACTACCTTGGGAATTGGTTTGCTACGAAGTGAACAGATAGCCGCAGCACGTCCTTATTTTTGGCAAGCGCTGAATCAACAAAAGTTTAATGTGCGAACTATGGCAGCACTTAGTCTTAGTTTTACGCCGCGATTTTTAGCAAGTAAGTTAATAGGAATATCGAAATAAGGGAACTCCAAGAACTAAATTATCCAATATTGTGGGGTGGGCAACATGAGCGCCCAATAAACAAAGGCGGGCGAGACGCCCACCCCACAATAAATAATTGAATATTTTTTTATTTGTAAGTCCCTAATATCTCAATATCTCTGAGTTGTTGAATAGACACCCCTTATAACGGAGGGGTGATTCAAGCTTTTTATCCTTAAGGAAGTAGTGTATGAAACTTTGTATTGTTACTCATAAAATCAAAAAAGGTGATGGTCAGGGACGGGTAAACTATGAGGTTGCTAAGGAAGCAATACGTCGTGGTCATCACTTGACATTATTAGCTAGTGAAGTCGCACCAGAACTAGAAGAGAATAACCAAGTTAATTGGATTAAAATTCCAGTTAAAGGTTATCCTACAGAATTTGTACGTAATTTCATCTTTGCCCAAAAAAGTGCAGATTGGTTGCGTAAACATCGCTCTGAGATTGATTTAGTTAAAGTCAATGGAGCAATTAATCTGGCTGCGGCTGATGTAAATGCTGTACATTTTGTCCACAGTTCATGGTTGCGATCGCCTGTCCATATTTCTCGCAATCGCCGCGATTTATATGGTTTTTACCAGTGGCTATTTACGGCTTTTAATGCCCGTTGGGAAAAACAAGCTTTCCAAAAAGCACAGGTTGTGGTGGCTGTATCCGAAAAGGTAGCTCAAGAATTAGTCAACATTGGTGTACCACGTTCTCGAATTAAAGTAATTGTCAATGGTGTTGACTTAGAAGAGTTTACCCCTGGTGAAAGCGATCGCCAAAAATTAAGTTTACCGGAGAATGTCTCCTTAGCCCTGTTCGCTGGAGACATCCGCACACCCAGAAAGAATTTAGATACAGTACTACACGCCTTGGTGAAAGTTCCCGATTTACATTTGGCGGTAGTAGGTCATATCGAAGGTAGTCCCTTCCCACAACTAGCGGCATCCTTGGGGTTAAGCGATCGCGTGCATTTTGTCGGATTTCGCCGTGATATCCCCGAAATTATGCGGTCAGTAGATTTATTTATTTTTCCTTCCCGATATGAAGCTTGTAGCCTCGTATTGTTAGAAGCACTTTCTTCAGGACTACCAGTAATTACTGCCACAGCTACCGGGGGTGCAGAGTTGGTGACACCAGAATGTGGCATCGTTTTAACCGACTCAAATGATATCGAAGCTTTAGCTGTGGCGATGATGTCCTTGGTAAGTGTAGATATGCTCATGCAGCAAATGAGTCAAGCTGCTCGTTCTGTGGCAGAACAGCACAGCTGGACTACTATGGCACAAACTTATGTGGATTTATTCGAGGAGTTAAGCAAGAATGCGGAACACCGTTCTTATACCGACTTATCGCCGTCCACAAGACCTCTCACGCTGCCTTTTGGCGCTACAGAAGCAAACTAAACCAGTCGATCAGGTGATAGTGGTTGTCCGCGATACGGATGTAGAAACTTGGCAATTTCTGGCTCAATACACAGCGCACAACTTGCCACTGCATACCGTGAAAGTGACACAACAGGGGGTAGTAGCAGCTCTCAACGCCGGATTAGCAGCAGTGGAGGGCGATATTGTTTCCATTACTGATGATGATGCCGCGCCCCACCCGGATTGGTTAGAGCGGATTGCGGCTTACTTTACCTGTGATCGTCGCCTCGGCGGACTGGGAGGGCGTGATTGGATATACCACGGCAGCAAATTAGAAGACGAATCCCGCCCAGTAGTGGGACAGTTGCAGTGGTTTGGGCGAGTCATTGGCAACCATCACCTGGGAGTGGGAGAACCCCGCGAAGTCGATATTCTCAAGGGCGTGAACATGAGTTTTCGTACCCAAGCGATTGGACAACTGCGCTTTGATGAGCGGATGCGCGGTACTGGAGCGCAAGTACACTTTGAAATGGCATTCACCTTGGCATTAAAGCGGGCTGGTTGGAAGATAATTTACGATCCTAGCGTTGCTGTAGATCATTATCCAGCCCAACGTTTTGACGAAGATCAGCGAAATAACTTTAATGAAATTGCCTTTATTAATTTAGTCCATAATGAAACCTTAGTTTTACTAGAGCATTTACCATTTATCCGCCGGATTGCATTTTTGTTCTGGGCAGTATTTGTGGGTACATGCGATAGTTTGGGCTTAGTACAATGGCTGAGATTTTTACCTAGCCAAGGGCAGTTGGCAGGGAAAAAGTTATTAGCATCTTGGCGTGGGCGTTGGCAAGGATATAAACAATTCAAAATTCAGAATTCGCAATTCAGAATGAGGCAGAGCCTCGAATGACTTCATTCCCAGGCTCTAGCCTGGGAACGAGTTGAACTTATTTATATGTACATCTAAAATTGAATGAATTCTAAGCAGATACTTTTCAATAGTTTTTTACAAGAAAACTATTCTCCCGAAGAGCGATCGCTACAGGGTTGGATGGCGATCGCAGGCTTTATATTACTAACTGTAGTTTGCTATTTTGGTGGTGTTACTGCCGCATTGCGCCTAATTTACCCGGCGACAGCTTTAGTAGTAGCTTTATTTTTATACTTGCGGCATCCCATTCTCTACATTGGCTTTACTTGGTGGATTTGGTTTCTCACGCCCTTAGCTACTCGCTTAGTTGACTATCGGGTAGGGTGGGATGCTAGCCGTCAAATGCTCATAGCACCCTATTTAGTGGTGTTTATTACCATAGCAACATTTTTGCGACACTTTCCCCGCGCTTCTCGCCAAGGGGGTTTGCCGTTTGTTTTGGCTTTTATCGGAGTGTTTTATGGCTTTCTCATCGGTCTTATTTACAACGCACCTATCCCTGTAGCACGCGGATTGATGGATTGGCTCAGTCCGATTATTTTCGCTTTTCACTTATTTATCAACTGGCGAGATTATCCCACCTATCGCCAGAATATTCAGCGAACATTTCTCTGGTCTGTGTTGATTTTAGGAACTTATGGCGTATATCAATTTGTGGTAGCTCCTGAGTGGGATAGGTACTGGCTCATACAATCAAAATTATTCATGAGTTCGGGAAACCCTGTACCTTTCGGGATGCGCGTCTGGAGTACATTACACTCAGTCGGCCCCTTTGGTTCGGTTATGCAAGCTGGGTTACTGTTGTTATTTACCAGTTCAGGAAACTTAATTTTTCCGGCTTCAGCTGTTGGTTACTTATCTTTTCTATTAACACAAGCACGTACTAATTGGGGAGGCTGGTTATTTGGAATAATTATGATTATGGGTTCAGTCAGAGCCAGAATTCAAATGCGCTTAATTACCATAATTGTGGTTATGGCTATTTGTGTTGTGCCATTGACAACTATCGAACCAATTGCTGGGGTGGTAGCAGCACGTTTTGAAACTTTTTCTAATATTCAAGAAGATGGCAGCTTTAAAGATAGATCGGGAACTTACGACAGAAATCTTGGTTTAGCCCTTTCTAATGCTCTAGGTAATGGCTTAGGAAATATTTGGAAGGTCAACGAAAAAACTGGTCAAATTGAAGTAGTGGTCATCGATAGTGGCATTTTAGATATGTTTTTCACCCTTGGTTGGTTTGGAGGCATATTTTATATGGGTGGATTAATCTTTTTGATTATTAGTGTTAGCAGCTATGGTGAAGGTCGTTTCGATAGTTTTGTCAGTGCTGCCCGCGCCATTGGGATCAGTTCTGCTTCACAGTTAGTTATCGGTAGCGGGATGTTGAGTGTGTCAGGGATGATTCTTTGGGGATTTTTAGCTATGGCTATGGCAGGACATAAATACTATAGCAATCCTCAGATGTTCTCCAATATTCCTAACTTTTCTAAGAAATCGAGAATCTCATAAATCTTTTGACATCCTCACCGCCGTGTTCGCCCTTGGCGTTCCCGTTCGCGCAGCGTCTCCGTCAGGAGAAGGGTACGCACTCTTAAGAAGGAGTAATGAGTAATAAGTAATAAGTAATAAGTAATGAGTAAATACCCATTTTTCATCCACTCATTACTCATTACTACTTACTTATTACTTTAAAGCCGTGCTGGAAATACGGGGTTTTAAACCCATTTTTCTTACAACTTAAATAGGACTTTTATAGATGATGAAAGTAATTATTGTTATGCCACTAGCCGAGCAACGAGGCGGTGGTGAAATGATGCTTTGGGATTTGGTGCAGCAGGGACGTAATGCTGGTGTTGAGTGGTTGGTGATATTTTTAGAAAACGGCCCGATGGTCGAACAAGTAAAGTCTCTGGGTATTGATGCGCGAGTTGTAGAAAGTGGACGTTTACGCCAAATCCACCGTTTTATTGGCGCTGTTTTGCGGATAGCTGCGATCGCTCGCCGCGAACGTGCAGATATAATTGTCAATTGGATGTGGATTACGCATATATCTGGAGGTTTGGCGGCAATGTTGGCTGGCTTGCCTGCTGTGTGGTATCAACTAGAAGTACCTAGCGATAAAACTTGGTTGGTACGACTGGCAACTTTAATTCCAGCGCGGGCAATTATTACCCTTTCGCAAGATGGCAAGCAAGCACAGGCAGAGATTTGGCCCCACAGACCAACACCTTTGGTTTATCCTGGTGTCGCATTAGACCGATTTGAGCCGAATGCTTTACCAACTCCAGAAGAAGCACGGCGAAAACTGGGCTTACCCTTACACGGGCCTTTGATTGGAATTGTGGGACGATTGCAACGATGGAAGGGAATGCACGTATTGGTGCAAGCAATGCCCAAAATTTTACAGAAGTATCCCGATGCCCATTGTGTAGTGGTTGGCGGTAAGCACGATTTGGAACCAGATTATGAGGACTTCTTAAAAGGTGAAATCACCGCTTTGGGCTTGAAAGACCAAGTAATTATGGCTGGACTACAGCGCAATATCCCGGAATGGGTGCAGGCGATGGATGTATTTGTTCATGCGTCGGATAATGAGCCGTTTGGGATTGTGATTATTGAGGCGATGGCGCTGGGTAAACCTGTAATTGCTGGCAGTGCAGGCGGCCTGACAGAGATTATCACCGATGGCATGAATGGACTATTAACACCTTACGGCGATGCGGATAAATTAGCGATCGCAATTCTCCGCTATCTTGACGAGCAAGAATTTGCCCGAAGTGCGGGAATAGCTGCACGAGAACGCGCCCTCGATTTCTCAACGCAGAATTATGCCCAAAATTTTATTAGTGCAATTCGCTCTGTAATGCCTAGTAGTCTGTCCCAAAAGTTTTGAGAGGTTAGTGGTGTTCAGATCCCCGACTTCTTAAAGAAGTCGGGG
This portion of the Nostoc sp. GT001 genome encodes:
- the hepC gene encoding heterocyst development glycosyltransferase HepC, which encodes MTTSIIPTLENLYDVTQSQQDNHGYCTLLWRRGKLLVKPLGGVKQPYLASLDNKRSLVECLQHSPVSLVSIDPKLGETLLKFWADACEAAQKPIFLSIPASKKLPNQPFRQLQRVIDWIAASVLLLLVSPVMLGLIVLMQVYSPGPLFCHEWRVGERGKLFQAISFCTHNDTPLGRWMGKYNLDNLPQLFNVLRGDMSLTGSRCWTLEDAVQLNKLPEITASWEVEAQSHLLHLDSQTL
- the hepA gene encoding heterocyst formation ABC transporter subunit HepA; the protein is MNFQFLQPLNNLLKASSFWQDNYLILREFKHFRKIAILALVFSILAATFEGVSIGFLLSFLQSLTSPNAQPVQTGIEWFDLWILGAKTSAINRLYRVSLLILLSTWLRATFNYFSQVYTELSQLHLADRLRKQIFEQLQSLSLSYFSKTRSGELINTITTEIERIRQGFSGGAFLVTRGLTTFVYLISMFLISWQLTIISALLFTLLGVGLSNLNARVRESSFGMTTANANFTSTAIEFINGIRTVHSCGTQEFERQRYYKASDKVISSTTKVVFTWTLVKPIAEAVATTVLIGMIILAFTSLVTNGTLQVASLLTFFFVLFRFIPFVQDINGTRAYLSTLHGSADNIKNLLKSDEKYYFQNGRVQFKGLNRSIDLVSVDFGYDDENLVLHNITLTIEKGKMTALVGSSGAGKTTLADLIPRFYNATDGYIYIDEIDIKQFEINSLRRKIAVVSQDTFIFNTNVWQNISYGTPEATNEEIQEAAKLANALEFILEMPEGFDTQLGDRGVRLSGGQRQRIAIARALLRNPEILILDEATSALDSLSERLIQDSLEKLSVGKTVIAIAHRLSTISKADKVVVLEQGRIVEQGKYQELLEQKGKLWKYHQMQYELRQPD
- a CDS encoding glycosyltransferase family 4 protein, whose translation is MSQETFDKDLIYQCSSFGVGGSGGVETYLASLFEHRPPDVSDRVIKSLKNIDQSQFKLLHIHSPDLLLQLTGECPAIFSVHNHSFYCPSGTKYLAEQRTICDRNFSYLGCTWGKLVDKCGSRRPLRTIRELQTTHQFLDVLKRLKITFIANSEYVRQELIQNGVPSEQTITLHCGISIPETASSPLSLEVHQNNRILFAGRIVSDKGLEWLLKTLIHTDPKIQLDIAGEGWERPRLEKLASTLGLNKRITWHGWCDSDQLDKLYQQCFAVIFPSVWPEPAGLVTLEAYSRCRPVIGSAVGGIPEHLLDGETGILVPSNNIQKLADAINELSRDYQKSRYMGEQGHSLLMKEFTMAAHVNNLRTIYAKTIAESPSQANKLYSISPVK
- a CDS encoding glycosyltransferase family 2 protein, with protein sequence MSLDQECQQPLVSVVIPTYNRPHYLKQAIASAIKQTYQNIEIIISDNCSSENPQAIVASFGDSRIKFWQHPQNVGMLANQQYGFNMAQGKYVASLHDDDIWHEDFLAKLVPPLEANSNLILAFCDQYIIDANGIINHAGTEENTRAYKRDKLAKGIYKPFSKIGLVDKSIPTAASCLIRNNLVDWYSIPSEVAGMWDLYLTYLFCISGYGAYYCPERLTQYRAHEQTDTMLSGSRDVQAKIRKAKSEMFCYQVFMEDPRLQEFRTHFQQKWLEANTTLGIGLLRSEQIAAARPYFWQALNQQKFNVRTMAALSLSFTPRFLASKLIGISK
- a CDS encoding glycosyltransferase family 4 protein, producing the protein MKLCIVTHKIKKGDGQGRVNYEVAKEAIRRGHHLTLLASEVAPELEENNQVNWIKIPVKGYPTEFVRNFIFAQKSADWLRKHRSEIDLVKVNGAINLAAADVNAVHFVHSSWLRSPVHISRNRRDLYGFYQWLFTAFNARWEKQAFQKAQVVVAVSEKVAQELVNIGVPRSRIKVIVNGVDLEEFTPGESDRQKLSLPENVSLALFAGDIRTPRKNLDTVLHALVKVPDLHLAVVGHIEGSPFPQLAASLGLSDRVHFVGFRRDIPEIMRSVDLFIFPSRYEACSLVLLEALSSGLPVITATATGGAELVTPECGIVLTDSNDIEALAVAMMSLVSVDMLMQQMSQAARSVAEQHSWTTMAQTYVDLFEELSKNAEHRSYTDLSPSTRPLTLPFGATEAN
- a CDS encoding glycosyltransferase family 2 protein codes for the protein MRNTVLIPTYRRPQDLSRCLLALQKQTKPVDQVIVVVRDTDVETWQFLAQYTAHNLPLHTVKVTQQGVVAALNAGLAAVEGDIVSITDDDAAPHPDWLERIAAYFTCDRRLGGLGGRDWIYHGSKLEDESRPVVGQLQWFGRVIGNHHLGVGEPREVDILKGVNMSFRTQAIGQLRFDERMRGTGAQVHFEMAFTLALKRAGWKIIYDPSVAVDHYPAQRFDEDQRNNFNEIAFINLVHNETLVLLEHLPFIRRIAFLFWAVFVGTCDSLGLVQWLRFLPSQGQLAGKKLLASWRGRWQGYKQFKIQNSQFRMRQSLE
- a CDS encoding O-antigen ligase domain-containing protein; this encodes MNSKQILFNSFLQENYSPEERSLQGWMAIAGFILLTVVCYFGGVTAALRLIYPATALVVALFLYLRHPILYIGFTWWIWFLTPLATRLVDYRVGWDASRQMLIAPYLVVFITIATFLRHFPRASRQGGLPFVLAFIGVFYGFLIGLIYNAPIPVARGLMDWLSPIIFAFHLFINWRDYPTYRQNIQRTFLWSVLILGTYGVYQFVVAPEWDRYWLIQSKLFMSSGNPVPFGMRVWSTLHSVGPFGSVMQAGLLLLFTSSGNLIFPASAVGYLSFLLTQARTNWGGWLFGIIMIMGSVRARIQMRLITIIVVMAICVVPLTTIEPIAGVVAARFETFSNIQEDGSFKDRSGTYDRNLGLALSNALGNGLGNIWKVNEKTGQIEVVVIDSGILDMFFTLGWFGGIFYMGGLIFLIISVSSYGEGRFDSFVSAARAIGISSASQLVIGSGMLSVSGMILWGFLAMAMAGHKYYSNPQMFSNIPNFSKKSRIS
- a CDS encoding glycosyltransferase family 4 protein, translated to MMKVIIVMPLAEQRGGGEMMLWDLVQQGRNAGVEWLVIFLENGPMVEQVKSLGIDARVVESGRLRQIHRFIGAVLRIAAIARRERADIIVNWMWITHISGGLAAMLAGLPAVWYQLEVPSDKTWLVRLATLIPARAIITLSQDGKQAQAEIWPHRPTPLVYPGVALDRFEPNALPTPEEARRKLGLPLHGPLIGIVGRLQRWKGMHVLVQAMPKILQKYPDAHCVVVGGKHDLEPDYEDFLKGEITALGLKDQVIMAGLQRNIPEWVQAMDVFVHASDNEPFGIVIIEAMALGKPVIAGSAGGLTEIITDGMNGLLTPYGDADKLAIAILRYLDEQEFARSAGIAARERALDFSTQNYAQNFISAIRSVMPSSLSQKF